In a single window of the Pseudodesulfovibrio profundus genome:
- the ald gene encoding alanine dehydrogenase has product MIIGIPKEIKTLENRVSMTPGAVGSLIRQGNEVLVESGAGLGSGLTDEEYQAAGAKMVSAAEAWGAEMVIKVKEPLPSEFQYLRKDLILFTYLHLAAAEDLTNALLESGTIGIAYETVESPDRTLPLLTPMSEVAGRMATQVGAHYLEKTQGGRGILLGGVPGVSPAEVLVLGGGVVGTNAARIAMGMGARVTILDLSHGRLQYLDDVFNGRITTMMSTEANIREMVQRADLVIGGVLLPGAKAPKLITRDMLGIMKEGSVIVDVAVDQGGCVETIKPTTHDNPTYIVDGVVHYGVANMPGAVPRTSTFALVNQTTPYAMRLAAKGVAALKDDPGLALGLNTYKGKLTCPAVGEAFGIDSLKPEDVL; this is encoded by the coding sequence ATGATTATTGGTATCCCGAAAGAGATCAAAACCCTGGAGAATCGCGTTTCCATGACTCCCGGCGCTGTCGGTTCACTTATCCGTCAGGGCAATGAAGTCCTGGTAGAGAGCGGTGCCGGTCTCGGTAGCGGTCTCACCGACGAAGAGTATCAGGCCGCCGGCGCAAAAATGGTTTCTGCCGCTGAAGCCTGGGGCGCCGAGATGGTCATCAAGGTCAAAGAACCCCTGCCTTCCGAATTCCAGTACCTGCGCAAGGATCTCATCCTTTTCACCTACCTCCACCTTGCCGCAGCCGAAGACCTGACTAACGCCCTGCTCGAATCCGGGACCATTGGCATCGCCTACGAAACCGTTGAATCTCCGGATCGCACCCTGCCCTTGCTGACTCCCATGTCCGAAGTGGCCGGACGCATGGCAACACAGGTCGGTGCGCACTACCTTGAAAAGACCCAGGGCGGTCGCGGCATCCTGCTCGGCGGTGTTCCCGGCGTTTCTCCCGCGGAAGTGCTGGTCCTCGGCGGCGGTGTCGTCGGCACCAACGCCGCACGCATTGCCATGGGCATGGGCGCTCGCGTCACCATCCTCGACCTTTCTCATGGTCGCCTGCAATACCTTGACGATGTCTTCAACGGACGCATCACCACCATGATGTCCACCGAAGCCAATATTCGCGAAATGGTTCAGCGAGCCGACCTTGTCATCGGCGGCGTTCTTCTGCCCGGAGCCAAGGCCCCGAAGCTGATCACCCGCGACATGCTGGGGATCATGAAAGAAGGTTCCGTCATCGTCGACGTAGCTGTGGATCAGGGCGGTTGCGTTGAGACCATTAAGCCCACCACGCACGATAACCCGACCTACATCGTGGACGGCGTGGTTCACTACGGCGTGGCCAACATGCCCGGTGCTGTACCCCGCACTTCCACCTTTGCACTCGTCAACCAGACCACTCCGTACGCCATGCGCCTTGCTGCCAAAGGCGTTGCCGCTCTCAAGGATGATCCGGGACTGGCCCTGGGTCTGAACACCTACAAGGGCAAGCTGACCTGCCCCGCAGTAGGTGAAGCCTTCGGCATTGATTCCCTGAAGCCTGAAGACGTTCTCTAG
- a CDS encoding glycine zipper domain-containing protein has product MRTIAALLIMITVLAGCQTTKAQNSAMFGSLAGATLGALTFNNKVSGAAIGAGSGLLVGYIIGNEMEKYDQQQVGRTLEYTPSGQTTTWVNPDTRTRYEATPAPVRQYDSGRIERDVTLRARMADGNMETIYAKAYRQPDGTWQLVQ; this is encoded by the coding sequence ATGAGAACCATCGCAGCATTACTTATAATGATCACCGTATTGGCCGGGTGCCAGACCACCAAGGCCCAGAACAGCGCCATGTTCGGCTCTCTTGCCGGAGCCACCCTCGGCGCCCTGACTTTCAACAACAAGGTTTCCGGCGCGGCCATCGGAGCAGGTTCCGGCCTGCTGGTCGGCTACATCATCGGTAACGAGATGGAAAAGTATGACCAACAACAGGTAGGCCGTACACTGGAATATACCCCTTCCGGCCAGACCACGACCTGGGTCAACCCCGATACCAGAACTCGATATGAGGCCACTCCGGCTCCGGTGAGACAGTACGACAGTGGCCGCATCGAGCGTGACGTGACCCTGCGAGCCAGAATGGCCGACGGCAACATGGAAACCATATACGCCAAGGCATACCGTCAGCCGGACGGCACCTGGCAACTGGTCCAATAA
- a CDS encoding MauE/DoxX family redox-associated membrane protein, giving the protein MMHLLFSKPVYIALRLIIGSIFIVAGATKIMDVDTFAMAIDGYGLVSWRIANVIARTLPALEIVAGLGLVFDVRGSLGTIVVQLLGFMGVLAYGIYMGLDVDCGCFGPGDPGSGEPGGLWGTFIRDAFMLGACLLMYWQRQVAGYTPLSLTRFIQSRKEE; this is encoded by the coding sequence ATGATGCATTTGTTGTTTTCCAAACCTGTGTATATTGCGCTGCGTTTGATTATCGGCAGTATTTTCATTGTGGCTGGTGCCACAAAGATCATGGATGTCGATACCTTTGCCATGGCCATTGATGGATATGGACTGGTTTCGTGGCGCATAGCGAATGTTATCGCAAGAACCCTTCCCGCTCTGGAAATAGTAGCCGGATTGGGATTGGTTTTCGATGTTCGCGGCTCATTGGGGACGATTGTTGTGCAGTTGTTGGGGTTCATGGGCGTGCTTGCCTATGGGATCTACATGGGATTGGACGTGGATTGCGGTTGCTTCGGCCCTGGTGATCCCGGTTCTGGGGAACCTGGCGGGCTGTGGGGAACCTTTATCCGTGACGCGTTCATGCTGGGCGCGTGTCTGCTGATGTACTGGCAGCGGCAGGTGGCTGGCTATACGCCCCTTTCGCTCACCCGTTTTATCCAATCCAGAAAAGAGGAGTGA
- a CDS encoding Lrp/AsnC family transcriptional regulator → MKSSLDQNDKRMVAALTRDGQLSPAKIADEIGVTAPTVRSRMKNLITAGALKVAGLLNPMKAKGLTVALVGISLNSHEQLDEKLDQIGSLPRVNWCAVVTGRYDIIVEIVCSDDIGDLYDFLDQDLSQVGGINSSESFVVMKSRRKWLCLPDAVVEQFID, encoded by the coding sequence ATGAAAAGTAGCCTTGACCAGAATGACAAGCGCATGGTCGCCGCACTCACTCGCGACGGCCAGTTGTCTCCCGCCAAAATAGCTGACGAAATCGGCGTGACAGCCCCCACGGTTCGCTCGCGCATGAAAAACCTGATCACCGCAGGCGCCCTCAAGGTCGCCGGACTGCTCAATCCCATGAAAGCCAAGGGGTTGACCGTCGCGCTGGTCGGCATTTCACTCAACAGCCACGAACAACTTGATGAAAAACTCGATCAGATCGGCTCCCTGCCACGCGTCAATTGGTGCGCGGTGGTTACGGGTCGTTACGATATAATTGTTGAAATCGTTTGTTCCGACGATATTGGTGATCTGTACGACTTTCTGGATCAGGATCTGTCCCAGGTGGGCGGCATCAATTCCAGTGAATCATTCGTGGTCATGAAGTCACGGCGCAAATGGCTGTGCCTGCCCGACGCCGTAGTCGAACAGTTCATCGACTGA
- a CDS encoding rhodanese-like domain-containing protein yields the protein MKKVCLTILACAVLLTGCLGGEDKFVREVTKEAEAVKLAKETVRGGYDLITVSELKGLMDQNKDMLIIDTMPLEASYNKNHIPGAVQFLFPIKPMNEWNAAETDNKTAEQYVELLGPDKDRLIVVYCGFVKCGRSDNGAVWAKKLGYTNVKRLPGGIFAWKGAEYPVGTAG from the coding sequence ATGAAGAAAGTGTGTTTGACTATCCTGGCCTGCGCCGTACTGTTGACGGGCTGCCTTGGAGGAGAAGACAAATTCGTGCGTGAAGTGACGAAAGAAGCCGAAGCCGTCAAGCTCGCCAAGGAAACCGTGCGTGGCGGGTACGATCTGATCACTGTATCCGAGCTGAAGGGACTGATGGATCAGAACAAGGATATGCTGATCATCGACACCATGCCTCTTGAGGCCAGCTACAACAAGAATCACATCCCGGGCGCGGTACAATTTCTTTTCCCCATCAAGCCGATGAACGAGTGGAATGCTGCTGAAACCGACAACAAGACTGCAGAGCAGTATGTTGAGTTGCTCGGTCCTGACAAGGATCGCCTTATTGTAGTATATTGCGGTTTCGTGAAATGCGGCCGTTCCGACAACGGTGCTGTGTGGGCGAAAAAACTCGGTTATACCAACGTCAAACGACTTCCCGGTGGCATTTTCGCCTGGAAGGGAGCCGAGTATCCCGTTGGTACTGCCGGCTAG
- the chrA gene encoding chromate efflux transporter: MNKPTITQIFTRFLKLGLTAFGGPAMVPYIRRMAVEDERWISEESFRLGMSTIQVIPGATAMQIAAYVGLRSRGGFGALAAYVGFGLPAFLLMLGLTFLYATSQDIPAIAAAFSGLQLMVVALVLSAAIDFSRQYLDSMPSKLLACTTGIWLGLKGNPILALVAACIISIFLFRNEQGRHVPNEHSKSQHPFRAAVIISSTFMAFLGLLWFFFPELGDLALLMVKIDCFAFGGGYVSVPIMLHEVVEVRGWLSPQQFMDGIALGQVTPGPIVMTGAFVGYLMQGVVGAVVATISVFTPSLIFVCAATPFADKLSASPIAQRALKGSLITLVGLMAAVAARFGVAMDWGIIQALIALTAFIALRLRIDIIKVVLAGSLISAFIL, translated from the coding sequence ATGAACAAACCGACAATTACTCAAATATTCACCCGATTTCTCAAGCTGGGTCTCACCGCTTTCGGCGGCCCGGCCATGGTGCCGTACATCCGACGGATGGCGGTGGAGGATGAACGATGGATAAGTGAAGAATCATTCCGGCTTGGCATGTCGACTATTCAGGTTATACCCGGCGCCACGGCCATGCAGATCGCGGCGTATGTCGGTTTGCGCAGTCGGGGCGGTTTTGGGGCGCTGGCCGCGTATGTCGGATTCGGACTCCCGGCCTTCCTGCTCATGCTGGGGCTGACCTTCCTGTATGCCACATCACAGGATATTCCAGCCATTGCCGCGGCATTCAGTGGACTGCAACTGATGGTGGTCGCCCTTGTACTCAGCGCTGCCATTGATTTTTCCCGCCAATATCTGGACTCCATGCCCTCCAAACTGCTGGCATGCACGACCGGCATCTGGCTGGGGCTCAAAGGCAACCCCATCCTCGCCCTTGTCGCTGCCTGCATCATTTCCATTTTTCTATTTCGCAATGAGCAAGGGCGACATGTGCCAAACGAGCACAGTAAAAGTCAGCACCCATTTCGAGCGGCTGTAATAATCTCATCGACCTTTATGGCGTTTCTGGGGTTGCTCTGGTTCTTTTTCCCTGAACTGGGAGACCTGGCCCTGCTCATGGTAAAAATCGACTGCTTCGCCTTTGGCGGCGGCTATGTTTCCGTACCAATCATGCTGCATGAAGTCGTCGAGGTCCGAGGTTGGCTGTCGCCACAGCAGTTCATGGACGGCATTGCTCTCGGGCAGGTAACACCCGGGCCTATCGTCATGACCGGTGCCTTTGTGGGCTATCTGATGCAGGGAGTTGTTGGTGCCGTGGTGGCAACCATTTCGGTCTTCACCCCTTCACTGATTTTTGTCTGCGCGGCCACCCCGTTTGCAGACAAATTGTCTGCTTCCCCCATTGCACAACGAGCGCTCAAAGGGAGCCTCATCACGCTAGTGGGCCTGATGGCCGCAGTCGCCGCCCGCTTCGGGGTCGCAATGGACTGGGGTATCATACAGGCGCTCATAGCGCTTACTGCTTTCATAGCACTCCGACTGCGTATCGATATCATCAAGGTCGTACTGGCCGGCTCCCTGATCTCCGCATTCATTTTGTAG
- a CDS encoding MerR family transcriptional regulator translates to MSGKKVLSVAEIARELELPESTVHYWKNRFAQHLPSIGRGRQKRFKPEALEIFANISRLLKEGHTARDVMEQLSQSYPLQADAMPDNAAVPSTTYTSHSMEPAMQMAAAIGMEIAKSVGEGIRNVLSPEAVNGQDLGEVKEGLEEAALRITSAMEETHELRRENDVLKEKLRIMEAEMIRLRKDRREMEKYLLDKIKSVTT, encoded by the coding sequence ATGTCCGGCAAAAAAGTGCTTTCCGTCGCTGAAATAGCCAGAGAGTTGGAACTTCCCGAGTCGACCGTCCATTATTGGAAGAACCGATTCGCCCAACATCTGCCAAGCATCGGACGCGGACGCCAGAAACGCTTCAAACCCGAGGCCCTGGAGATTTTTGCCAACATATCCCGCCTGCTCAAGGAAGGACACACTGCTCGCGACGTCATGGAACAGCTATCACAGTCCTACCCTCTCCAGGCTGATGCAATGCCTGATAACGCCGCGGTTCCAAGCACCACCTACACTTCACACTCCATGGAACCTGCCATGCAGATGGCCGCTGCCATCGGAATGGAAATAGCGAAATCCGTCGGAGAAGGCATCCGTAACGTACTGAGTCCTGAAGCCGTCAACGGACAGGACCTCGGCGAGGTAAAGGAAGGGCTGGAGGAAGCCGCCTTGCGCATCACGTCTGCCATGGAAGAGACCCATGAGTTGCGACGTGAAAATGATGTGCTCAAGGAAAAGCTCAGAATCATGGAAGCTGAAATGATCCGTCTTCGCAAGGATCGACGCGAAATGGAAAAGTACCTCCTTGACAAAATCAAGTCTGTAACTACCTAA
- a CDS encoding deoxyribodipyrimidine photo-lyase, translated as MRPINTQRTYFLNQKEQRPGPVIYWMSREQRVQDNWSLLHARELAGNAPLVVGFCLVPTFLGATLRQYDFMLRGLEEVEQSLKKLGIGFHLRLGDPAKEMVSLVRELNAGCVVTDFDPLRIKQQWQQAVAKAIPVSMIEVDGHNVVPARVVSDKQEYAARTIRPKIHRNSEIFLEPFPKLTPPAQTMEATPIDWEKVRQSIKVDTSVAPVSITPGEKAAHKALKAFIRNDLQDYAERRNDPTAEATSGLSPYYHFGQLAPQRAALEVAATGKGEGQAAYLEELIIRRELSDNFCLYNPHYDSLKGAPDWALKTLDEHREDPRPYTYSYKQFEQAATHSRLWNAAQTQLLRSGTMHGYMRMFWAKKILEWSATPEEAYDTAITLNDSYQLDGRDPNGYVGVLWSLAGVHDRPWQTRPIYGSVRYMNENGCRRKFKVDVYCDRWLQGNLLA; from the coding sequence ATGAGACCAATCAATACGCAACGAACGTACTTCCTCAATCAAAAAGAGCAAAGACCCGGGCCGGTTATCTACTGGATGAGCCGGGAACAACGAGTACAGGACAACTGGTCCCTGCTCCATGCGCGGGAGCTGGCCGGGAACGCACCGCTCGTAGTGGGATTCTGCCTTGTACCGACATTTCTCGGTGCAACACTACGCCAATACGATTTCATGCTCCGTGGCTTGGAGGAAGTCGAACAATCCCTCAAGAAGCTGGGAATCGGCTTTCATCTTCGACTGGGCGACCCTGCAAAAGAGATGGTTTCCCTCGTTCGAGAGCTGAACGCCGGATGCGTAGTCACTGATTTCGACCCATTGCGTATCAAGCAGCAATGGCAGCAGGCCGTAGCCAAAGCCATCCCGGTATCGATGATCGAGGTCGACGGGCATAACGTGGTTCCGGCCCGCGTGGTTTCCGACAAACAGGAATATGCCGCCCGTACCATTCGGCCGAAGATTCATCGCAACTCTGAAATTTTTCTGGAACCATTCCCCAAGTTGACGCCTCCGGCTCAAACCATGGAAGCCACCCCCATAGATTGGGAAAAGGTACGCCAATCCATCAAAGTGGACACTTCCGTCGCCCCGGTCTCTATCACTCCCGGTGAAAAGGCAGCCCACAAGGCGCTGAAAGCTTTCATTCGCAACGACCTTCAGGACTACGCAGAGCGTCGAAACGATCCCACAGCCGAAGCCACTTCCGGCCTCTCTCCCTATTATCACTTCGGACAACTCGCTCCCCAGCGAGCCGCCCTTGAGGTGGCTGCCACCGGAAAAGGGGAAGGTCAGGCCGCCTACCTTGAGGAACTAATCATCCGACGGGAACTCTCCGACAACTTCTGCCTGTATAATCCTCATTACGATTCGCTGAAAGGAGCACCGGACTGGGCGCTCAAGACGCTGGATGAACACCGTGAAGATCCTCGTCCCTACACCTACAGCTATAAACAGTTTGAGCAAGCCGCTACCCATTCGCGCCTCTGGAACGCCGCCCAGACGCAATTGCTGCGGTCCGGCACCATGCACGGATACATGCGGATGTTCTGGGCCAAAAAGATTCTTGAATGGTCCGCAACTCCCGAGGAAGCATATGATACGGCCATCACCCTCAATGATAGCTATCAGCTCGATGGGCGCGACCCCAATGGGTATGTGGGTGTGCTGTGGTCGTTGGCGGGCGTCCATGACAGGCCGTGGCAGACCCGTCCCATTTACGGGTCGGTCCGGTACATGAATGAAAATGGCTGCCGCAGAAAATTCAAGGTGGATGTCTACTGCGACCGATGGCTCCAGGGGAATTTGCTCGCCTGA
- a CDS encoding IS5 family transposase: protein MLLFLHPKEEGMAIRQKGPRLGDYFLGHRRTKTTFLDEINELIDWQPINAFLCKKIRRKANAVGNPAYPPLAMFKILLLQRWYNLSDPGVEQALLDRLSFVRFTGFSIEDDVPDETTICRFRNGLIRLKVLDSLLDMLNRQLEGQGLLVREGAVVDASVVESQRRPRKVIDVMPEDRSEDAEEQDGPVDCRVSYSDDEEAAWLRKRNRAYYGYKLHAATDSRDGFLLCGHITPANHSDTGEFERLVNGVGLDPGARVYADKGYCSGKNRDILFDRDLEDGTMDKTPRGGRLTDFEKTRNRDISSIRQIVERAFGTLKRGYAFFRSRYVGREKVEGEFHILAMAFNLKKAVRLARA, encoded by the coding sequence ATGCTATTATTTCTCCATCCAAAGGAGGAAGGCATGGCTATTCGGCAGAAAGGACCTCGGTTGGGTGATTACTTCCTGGGGCACCGCAGAACCAAGACCACATTTCTGGATGAGATCAACGAACTCATCGACTGGCAGCCCATCAACGCCTTTCTGTGCAAGAAGATCAGGCGCAAGGCCAACGCCGTGGGCAATCCCGCCTATCCGCCTCTGGCGATGTTCAAGATTCTGCTCTTGCAGCGTTGGTACAACCTGAGTGATCCGGGCGTGGAGCAGGCGCTGCTCGACCGGCTCTCCTTTGTCAGATTTACCGGTTTTTCCATCGAGGACGACGTGCCGGACGAGACCACCATATGCCGTTTCCGTAACGGTTTGATCCGCCTGAAGGTGCTGGACTCCTTGCTCGACATGCTTAACCGCCAGCTTGAAGGACAAGGGCTTCTTGTCCGTGAGGGAGCCGTGGTGGACGCCTCGGTAGTCGAGTCGCAGCGGCGGCCGCGCAAGGTTATCGACGTGATGCCTGAGGACCGTTCCGAGGACGCCGAAGAACAGGATGGGCCGGTGGACTGCCGGGTCAGCTATTCGGATGACGAGGAGGCGGCCTGGCTCCGCAAGAGAAATCGGGCCTATTACGGCTACAAGCTCCATGCCGCGACGGACAGTCGAGACGGGTTTCTGCTCTGTGGTCACATCACTCCCGCGAACCATTCGGACACGGGCGAATTCGAGCGGCTCGTGAATGGCGTCGGCCTTGATCCCGGCGCACGGGTTTATGCGGACAAGGGCTATTGCAGCGGGAAGAACCGGGACATTCTGTTTGATCGCGATTTGGAGGACGGAACCATGGACAAGACGCCTCGTGGCGGCAGGCTGACAGACTTCGAAAAGACCCGCAACCGTGACATCAGCAGCATTCGGCAAATAGTCGAGCGGGCCTTCGGCACACTCAAACGTGGCTACGCATTCTTTCGGTCCCGATACGTGGGTCGTGAGAAGGTGGAGGGAGAGTTCCACATCCTCGCCATGGCGTTCAATTTGAAAAAAGCTGTTCGACTGGCGCGAGCCTGA
- the serB gene encoding phosphoserine phosphatase SerB has protein sequence MEKIILVHVTGGDRCGLTAELTNVLAEFDVDILDIGQVVIHNFLTLGILIRLQSDSRPVLKELLFKAHELGVSIKLHPLDENNYCSWVDAADRPRHIITLLARSLSSEQIAAITKVVSESGLNIDTIHRLSGRVPLDCNGYECSRACVEFSVRGTPTDITDIRLKFLDISAELGADIAFQEDNVFRRNRRLVCFDMDSTLIQAEVIDELAKEAGVGDEVAAITEAAMRGELDFKQSLRKRLALLEGLDESVLSKVADRLPLTEGAEKLISTLKNLGYTIAILSGGFTYFGNILREKLGIDYVYANELEIIDGKLTGKPLGEIVDAEIKAELLQKIAAEESISLQQVIAVGDGANDLPMLNLAGLGIAYHAKPKVKEGARQAISTLGLDSILYLIGLSDRDLEQSE, from the coding sequence ATGGAAAAGATTATTCTGGTGCATGTCACCGGCGGCGACCGTTGTGGACTGACTGCCGAGCTGACTAATGTTCTGGCCGAGTTCGACGTGGATATCCTCGACATCGGTCAGGTGGTCATTCACAACTTTCTGACCCTCGGCATTCTCATCCGACTGCAATCCGACTCCCGCCCTGTGCTCAAGGAGTTGCTCTTCAAGGCGCACGAGCTGGGTGTCTCCATCAAGCTGCATCCCCTTGATGAAAACAACTACTGCTCGTGGGTGGACGCTGCCGACAGACCACGCCACATCATCACCCTGCTTGCACGTTCCCTGTCATCCGAGCAGATCGCTGCCATCACCAAGGTCGTCAGCGAATCGGGACTGAACATCGACACCATCCACCGACTGTCCGGCCGGGTCCCTCTGGATTGCAACGGCTATGAGTGCTCGCGGGCCTGCGTGGAATTCTCAGTCCGAGGCACCCCGACAGACATCACGGACATTCGACTCAAATTTCTCGATATCTCTGCTGAACTTGGCGCTGATATCGCATTTCAGGAAGACAATGTGTTCCGGCGCAACCGCCGCCTTGTCTGCTTTGACATGGACTCGACCCTCATTCAGGCCGAGGTCATCGACGAACTGGCCAAGGAAGCCGGAGTGGGCGACGAAGTGGCTGCCATCACCGAGGCCGCCATGCGCGGCGAGCTGGACTTCAAGCAGTCCCTGCGCAAACGGCTGGCACTCCTTGAAGGACTGGATGAATCCGTTCTCTCCAAGGTCGCGGATCGCCTGCCGCTCACCGAAGGAGCAGAGAAACTCATTTCCACGCTCAAGAACCTCGGCTACACCATCGCCATTCTCTCCGGCGGATTCACTTACTTCGGCAATATCCTGCGGGAAAAACTCGGCATTGATTACGTCTACGCCAACGAGCTTGAAATCATCGACGGCAAACTGACCGGCAAGCCACTGGGTGAAATCGTGGACGCAGAGATAAAGGCCGAGCTGTTGCAGAAGATTGCGGCAGAAGAGTCCATCTCCCTGCAGCAGGTCATTGCTGTTGGCGATGGCGCCAACGACCTTCCCATGCTCAACCTGGCCGGTCTTGGTATCGCCTATCACGCCAAGCCCAAGGTCAAGGAAGGTGCGCGCCAGGCCATTTCGACACTGGGTCTCGACTCCATTCTCTATCTGATCGGATTGAGTGACAGAGACCTCGAACAATCCGAATAA
- the htpG gene encoding molecular chaperone HtpG: MGKKTTHKFKAEVSQLLDILVHSLYTNKEIFLRELVSNASDALEKVRFKSTSEGSEDTVTPEIRISANEEAGTVTITDTGVGMTREELMRNIGTIAHSGTAELTRMAKEGKESLDSLIGRFGVGFYSVYMVADEVTVTTRSIEEDAKPVKWISDGKNDYKLQELEEDVARGTTIEVKLTEEMKSRFANEAALKNIIKKHSNFINFPIYVGEEKVNTVTALWREPKFQIKDEQYAEFYKFLTYDSEDPFDTLHTSVDAPVQFNALMFIPKTDEDPFGMGRENRGLDLYVRRVLIEKQNKDLLPEYLGFVKGVVDTEDLPLNISRETLQDNVLIRKISSTLVKQVLGHLEKMAKDNAERYDEFWHSHGTIFKAGYMDFLNKDKFSSLVRFNSSAKDDAKGLTSFTDYISRAKEGQKEIYYAYGPSREALGLSPYLEVFRRKGIEVLYLYEPIDEFVMDAVRDVDGFTLVSAEHADMAKLDQFESLEKEEKPEALSDDQQTTLDKLMARIKETLGDAVTEVKSSKRLSNSPVCLANPDGNVTSSMDKIMRVVSKDTSIPQKVLEINPDHALVRNMITIFEKDENDPFIDQAANQLYESALLLEGYLTDPHALVGRVQDLLTKSSGWYVKSGE; encoded by the coding sequence ATGGGTAAAAAGACCACTCACAAATTCAAGGCTGAAGTCAGTCAACTGCTCGATATCCTTGTTCACTCTCTGTACACGAACAAGGAAATATTCCTGCGGGAGTTGGTATCCAATGCTTCCGACGCACTGGAAAAAGTCCGATTCAAATCCACCAGCGAAGGCAGTGAAGACACCGTCACTCCGGAAATCCGCATTTCCGCCAACGAAGAAGCCGGTACCGTGACCATCACCGACACGGGTGTTGGCATGACCCGCGAAGAGCTGATGCGCAACATCGGTACCATCGCTCATTCGGGTACTGCCGAACTGACCCGCATGGCCAAAGAAGGCAAGGAGTCCCTTGATTCGCTCATCGGCCGTTTTGGTGTCGGCTTCTACTCCGTCTACATGGTCGCTGACGAGGTAACTGTCACCACCCGTTCCATCGAGGAAGACGCCAAGCCCGTCAAATGGATTTCCGACGGCAAGAACGACTACAAGCTCCAGGAGCTTGAAGAAGACGTTGCACGCGGCACGACCATCGAAGTCAAACTCACCGAAGAGATGAAGAGCCGCTTCGCCAACGAGGCTGCCCTCAAGAACATCATCAAGAAGCACTCCAATTTCATCAACTTCCCCATTTACGTGGGCGAAGAGAAAGTCAACACGGTCACGGCGCTGTGGCGTGAGCCGAAGTTCCAGATCAAGGATGAGCAGTATGCGGAATTCTACAAATTCCTGACCTACGATTCCGAAGATCCCTTCGACACCCTGCACACCTCCGTTGACGCCCCGGTGCAGTTCAACGCGCTGATGTTCATCCCGAAGACCGATGAAGATCCTTTCGGCATGGGCCGTGAAAATCGCGGACTCGACCTGTACGTCCGTCGCGTGCTCATCGAGAAGCAGAACAAGGACCTGCTCCCCGAATATCTCGGATTCGTCAAAGGTGTGGTCGACACCGAAGACCTGCCGCTCAATATCTCCCGCGAGACCCTGCAGGACAATGTACTGATCCGCAAGATCAGCTCCACCCTGGTCAAGCAGGTGCTCGGTCATCTAGAGAAAATGGCCAAGGACAATGCCGAGCGCTACGACGAATTCTGGCATTCGCACGGAACGATTTTCAAAGCCGGTTACATGGATTTCCTGAACAAGGACAAGTTCAGCTCGCTGGTCCGTTTCAACTCCTCTGCCAAGGATGACGCAAAGGGTCTGACCTCCTTTACCGATTACATCTCTCGTGCCAAGGAAGGACAGAAGGAAATCTACTACGCGTACGGTCCCAGCCGCGAAGCGCTTGGGCTGTCCCCGTACCTTGAGGTATTCCGTCGCAAGGGCATCGAAGTGCTCTACCTCTACGAGCCTATCGACGAGTTCGTCATGGACGCTGTCCGCGATGTGGATGGCTTCACCCTTGTTTCGGCGGAACATGCTGACATGGCCAAGCTGGACCAGTTCGAGTCACTGGAGAAGGAAGAAAAGCCTGAAGCGCTCTCCGACGATCAGCAGACCACCCTCGACAAGCTCATGGCCCGCATTAAAGAGACACTCGGCGATGCTGTCACCGAAGTGAAAAGCTCCAAGCGCCTGTCCAACTCGCCGGTCTGCCTTGCCAACCCGGATGGCAATGTCACCTCATCCATGGACAAGATCATGCGTGTGGTCTCCAAGGACACCTCCATTCCGCAGAAGGTCCTTGAGATCAATCCGGATCACGCACTGGTTCGCAACATGATCACCATTTTTGAGAAGGACGAGAACGATCCGTTCATCGATCAGGCTGCCAACCAGTTGTACGAATCCGCACTCCTGCTCGAAGGCTACCTCACCGATCCCCATGCCCTGGTGGGTCGGGTTCAGGATCTGCTGACCAAATCCAGCGGATGGTATGTAAAAAGCGGCGAGTAG